Proteins encoded in a region of the Neodiprion virginianus isolate iyNeoVirg1 chromosome 2, iyNeoVirg1.1, whole genome shotgun sequence genome:
- the LOC124298186 gene encoding protein hairy-like yields MVDYYSYKMSGSDEEFETQISQGGMSKAELRRSNKPIMEKRRRARINQCLDELKSLILEAMKKDPARHSKLEKADILEMTVKHLQTVQRQQLTTAVATDPAVLTKFRSGFAECATEVSRYVSHLENVDPAVRQRLVSHLNSCVTSLQQMVPFYSHYVPYMPERVFPEVKVGFQSDFHSGDENNNGSARIQIPSGVQLIPSRLPSGELALLVPQSAGISANFPFFPPPPESTSKIGPSSAFTAVHRSQSPLLSPSTSTSSFGEESHHSEHYQQAHSPGQHLFKIPDQSPASSSLKSFSSPETQKAHISSSSDRKSPVSSLTEVKVNVKTVKLGVSVQRGEVSETGTVGSSLPATRLPLSVITDRPYNKNSMYTRRETLKRPYSENLLAISEKKSMYYEASSSTASLAVPSSTILTPIPNPDELPISVEDLSNKPSSSAAGPSARADNVGPPQGSSGNGDMWRPW; encoded by the exons ATGGTGGATTACTACAGCTACAAGATGTCAGGAAGCGACGAAGAGTTCGAGACCCAGATCTCGCAAGGTGGGATGTCCAAGGCCGAACTTAGaagg AGCAACAAGCCGATCATGGAAAAGCGGCGAAGGGCGCGGATAAATCAATGCCTGGATGAACTCAAGAGTCTGATACTTGAAGCGATGAAAAAAGAC CCGGCGCGGCACTCGAAACTGGAGAAGGCCGACATTCTGGAGATGACGGTGAAACACCTGCAGACGGTTCAGCGGCAGCAGTTGACCACGGCGGTGGCGACGGATCCGGCGGTGCTGACCAAGTTCCGATCTGGATTCGCGGAGTGCGCGACGGAGGTGTCGCGCTACGTGAGCCACTTGGAGAACGTCGATCCGGCGGTGAGACAGCGGCTGGTATCGCATCTCAACAGCTGCGTGACGAGCCTCCAGCAAATGGTGCCGTTCTACAGCCACTACGTGCCGTACATGCCGGAGCGCGTATTTCCGGAAGTGAAGGTCGGCTTCCAGAGCGACTTCCACAGCGGTGACGAGAACAACAACGGAAGCGCGAGGATCCAGATCCCCAGCGGTGTCCAGCTCATTCCCAGTCGTCTTCCCAGCGGCGAATTGGCCCTTCTGGTTCCTCAGTCGGCCGGGATATCCGCCAACTTTCCCTTCTTTCCACCACCGCCTGAGTCCACCTCCAAGATCGGACCATCCTCGGCCTTCACCGCGGTTCACAGGTCGCAAAGCCCGCTTCTGAGCCCGTCGACGTCGACCTCGAGCTTCGGGGAGGAGAGTCACCACTCGGAGCACTACCAGCAGGCTCATTCACCCGGACAGCACCTCTTCAAGATCCCGGATCAGAGCCCGGCGTCCTCATCTTTGAAGAGTTTCTCTTCACCGGAGACCCAGAAGGCCCATATCAGCTCCTCGAGCGACCGGAAATCCCCGGTTTCGTCCCTCACCGAGGTCAAGGTCAATGTCAAGACCGTCAAACTGGGAGTGAGTGTCCAGCGTGGCGAGGTATCGGAAACCGGAACCGTTGGCTCCTCTTTACCGGCAACGCGACTTCCGTTATCGGTAATAACCGACCGGCCgtacaataaaaattcgatgtaCACCAGGAGGGAGACCCTCAAGCGTCCATATTCCGAAAATCTATTGGCAATTTCCGAGAAAAAGAGCATGTACTACGAAGCCTCCAGCTCCACCGCCTCCCTCGCCGTTCCTTCCAGCACCATCTTGACCCCGATACCCAATCCCGATGAGCTTCCGATTTCCGTCGAGGATTTGTCGAACAAACCGTCCTCCTCCGCTGCAGGTCCATCTGCTCGCGCCGACAACGTTGGACCTCCTCAGGGGTCAAGCGGTAACGGCGACATGTGGAGACCATGgtaa